AATCGACATTAAATCTGCAACCCCGATTATGGCTCTTACTGCCTCTACACTCGCTCTACTGTTAATCATTACATCCTGGAAAAAAGTAAGTCTTAAAGATGCCTGGCCGTTTGTAATATCAACACTATTTGGGTTACCTTTAGGATTATATTACCTGAAGAACACATCGGATGATGCAATAAAATTTATTCTGGGGATTTTACTTATTCTATTCGGAATCTACTATCTGGCCAATGATAACCTTCCGTATCTGAAAACTGAAAGAATGTCGGTCCCCTTCGGTTTTCTTGCCGGGATTCTGGGAGGAGCTTATAATACTAACGGGCCCCCTACAGTAATCTACGGTGTTCTGCGCCGATGGCCTCCGGAAAAATTTCGTGCTACGCTTCAAGGAATATTTTTTCCTACCGGATTGATAATTACGCTGAGCCATGGTCTTACAGGTTTATGGACAGACTTTGTTCTCAATTCATTTCTGGTCTCTTTCCCTTTTATTTTACTGGCATTTTATTTAGGTAATAAACTTCATCATAGAATAAATGAAAACCGGTTTAAGAGAATTATTTACATTTTTATTCTTATTATTGGAGCAGTATTAATTATTAACTCAATTCTGTAAATGAGAAGTTACAGCAGAACTCTTTCCCTTGTATTTGTTTCTATAATAGCCGATTTTATTTTCAGATTGCTGGTAAAGAACGATCAGGCTTTCGTGTTAATTTTTGAGCTCCTCCTGTTCCTATTTATTTCGTCGCTATTCTTTTATTTAAGGAAGAAAAACCCGAATGTCCATAGAAAAGTAAAACGGATGGAACTTGTACTCACTTATTTCTATTTTTTTGGCGCATTACGTGCGTTATTTATTCTGTCTGGCTTGGAAATTCATAATGCAAACATGATAGTATTTTTTATTGCAGCCATTGTCTTTATATATCATTTATTCATAAAAAAAGTATCTGTATGAAGATTAAAGAATTACCTCGAACAAAGTTAGGGTTCTTCCCGACCCCGTTGCACGAATTGAAAAGAATTACAAGTTATTTCAATGGCCCGAGAATATTTATTAAACGGGACGATCTTACCGGACTGGCATTCGGCGGCAACAAAACACGTAAACTTGAATATCTGATTGCCGATGCAATTTCAAACGGATTCGATACCGTAATTACTGGAGGTGCCGAACAGTCGAATCACTGCCGTCAGACTGCGGCCGCTGCCGCTGCGTCCGGACTTGATTGTCATCTTGTCCTTGGCGGGAAAGATCCTGAAAAACCTACCGGAAACATTCTGATCGATAAATTACTCGGCGTTAAAATTCATTGGACAGGTGAATTCAGAAAAGGGGAGAAGATCCCGGAAATAGCTGAGCAATTGAGAATAGCCGGAAAAAGACCCTACATAATTCCATATGGCGGCTCAAATCCGATCGGTGTTTATGGATTCATTGAAGCAATGAATGAAATAGGTTCTCAGATGAATGATATGAATATTCACTTCGATCATATTGTCTTTGCTTCAAGTTCTGGCGGAACTCACGCCGGTATTGTCCTTGGAAATGAAATCTATAAAACCGGAAGCAACCTTATAGGAATCGAAATTGATAAAGCGGAAGATGAAGGCCCGTATATTATCCGGCTCCTGAAATTGCTTAATCAAACCAGTGAATTTACCGGACTAAATAAATTTTTCGGCAAACAGGAGCTTATTCTTAAAAATGAATATCTCGGTGATGGATACGGTGTTGTGGGGGACCTGGAAAGAAAAGCAATAAGATTGCTTGCCGAGAAGGAGGGAATTCTGGTTGACCCTGTATATACCGGGCGGACATTTGGCGGATTAATTGATATGCTTGAGAAAAAGATCTTCAGCAGGAATGAAAATATCCTCTTCTGGCATTCGGGGGGCACTCCTTCACTTTTTGCTGATTATATTATTTGAATGTATTGAAGCAGACGGCTTAGTACAAAAAAAAAGGCGAATCCCTAAAGGTTCGCCTTTTCGATTTTCAAGAATGTCACTTTGTTGTAAGTTCTAAATTTAGCTTTACTTCTTTTCCTTCACGTAATACAATTACATCAACCTTGTCACCCGGGGAGAATTCACCCATTGCGTACATGAAATCGTAAATGTTATTTACGGTTTTCGCTCCGAATTTTACAATTATGTCTCCGCTTTGCATTCCGGCTTTAGCAGCCGGCCCGCCCTCGGTAACGCCGCTTACTTTATATCCGTTACCGTTATATCCGAATTCTGGAACGGTCCCGACTGTAACACGGGAGCGGGGGACACTCCTTTGTGCAGGTTCTTCAACCTTAACAAAATCCGGCTTGTCTGCCCTGCCTTGAATTGTATTTGCGATTTCATAAACGTAATTAACAACTTCCTCCTGCCCAGTGTAATTAATTTTATCAGCGTCGTCAGATGGTTTGTGATAATCGTTATGAGTACCTGTGAAGAAGAAAAGTACCGGAATATTTTTATTTGTAAATGCCTGATGATCACTTCCGCCTGATCCGCCGTCACTTAAAGCTAATTTGAAATTGTATCTATTCTTATCGTTTAGAAGATTTTTCCAAATTGAAGATGTACCGGCCCCGATTACAGTCAAAGCTTTGTCGTCACTAAGCCTTCCTATCATATCCATATTAAGCATAGCCGAAATGCTGCTGATCTGAACAGGTGAATTATTCGTAAAAAATGATGAACCGAGCAGCCCCAGTTCTTCTCCGCTGAATGCGATAAAGATCAGACTCCTTTTTAAATCGTTTTTGTCTGCACCAAACTTTTCCGCCAGTTCCATGAGACCTGTGGTCCCGGATGCATTATCATCGGCACCGTTGTGGATCTGAGGTTCATTACCTTTATACATTGAAGATGTCTTCAAATGATCTATTCCAAGGTGATCATAATGAGCACCCATTACTATATACTCATTTTTTAATTGAGGGTCGCTGCCTTCAATAAATCCAATTACATTCCTCCCGGTGCTTTGAACCTCTCTTACATTTGTTGCTAATGAGGCTTTAGTAGAATTCAATGCAAAGGATTTAGGTTTTCTGGAATCATCAATTTTTTTCTGAAGTGCGGCAAGATCCTGTCCTTCCGCTTTCAGAATTTCTTCAATTATATTTCTCTTAACCTGAATGACTGCAAAATCCTGTATGCTTCCCGCACCGTCATATCTTAATTCCATCAATTGATCTTCATCATTTCTTGGAAGCAAACCGTTAAAGAAAATAATCCCGGCCGCGCCTTTGTCTCTTGCTGCCGATGCTTTTTGTCTGTATGAAGAATAGCGGTCAAACTCCGATTTTGCGCTATCATGTTCCGGGTGATACCGCATTGCAAGCACCACTTTCCCTTTAACATCAAGCCCCTCATAATCGTCGTAATTTAACCTTGGGGCAGAAATTCCGTAACCTGCAAAAACAAGCCCGGAGGAGAGTTCGGCTTTACCGGAAAAAGGAGCAGTAATAAAATCTGTCTTCAACTGCAGAGATTTATTCTCCCCCTTAATCTCCAGATTTAGCTTATTCGATCCGGTCAATTCTATTTTCTCAATGAACGGGAAATCCTGAAAGTAACTACCGTTTAACAATGGTTTTAAACCGGATTTCTGAAATTGATCTTTTATATATTCTGCTGCCAATCGTTCTTCATCAGTACCTGTAAACCGGCCTTTCATTTCGTCAGAGGCCAGGTAATAAATATGAGCTTTTATATCCTTGCCGGTAATTTGGGCGTCATTCCAGGTTTTCTGCGCCAGATTAAGTACAGGGACGGTAAATAAGAGCAAAATGCTCAATACTTTTTTCATTTAATCCTCGTAAAATATTATGTGATAGATTTGAGATGCAAAATAATATTATTCCGTTATATGAACCAGAAAAAATACTCTTCCCATTATATGCCGGATTGTGTGGTAAAACTTTACCCACAATTATCCAATTTTAAACCTTAATCTTCTTGAAAATTTCAGTATCTAAAATGGAGTGAAATTATCGGGATATTAGAGGTAAATGTATTGATCGGTTATTTCGACTTTAAGCTTTGATAAAGACTTTTCTTTGATTTCACGACAAAATGAGTCCTTAGTTTCAACAGGGATCAGGAATTCCATTCCGGGCAAATCTTCAAAAAAGTTTGAAGTTATTTTAACATTATGCTGCGAAATTAACCGGTGTATTAGATTGGAGAATTCAAAATCATACCGGATTTTGGCTTTTACATATAGCCCTAGTTCATTTTTAGTACTGGCCTTAATAACCTCAATAGAAGCATCGTAATATGCGTTTCCGAGCGGCCCGATCCCCAGCTTAGTCCCCCCGAAATAACGGGTAACAATTATTATCACATTAAACAATTTCTCATGATTTATCGCGTTCAGTATTCTTTTGCCGGCTGTTCCGTTTGGCTCACCGTCATCGGAATATTTAATCGATCCGTCTGTAATTCTATATGCGTAACAATTATGTGTAGCGTCAAAATATTTTTTTCTTACTCCTTCCAGTATTACCTGAGCATCATTTTCGTCCTCAGTATGAAATATCTGTCCGATGAATAAGGAACCTTTTTCTTTAAATTTGATTTCATAAGATTGTGTTACAGTAGTAATGTGTGAGGGAAGTAATTCCAAATTTTTCCGATCCAAAATTGATTTTAGTTCTATGATTATCTAAAATAACAAACTGAACTTAGGCAAATTTACCAAAATGGACTCTAAAATATTAATCAAAGGTGCAAGAGAGCACAATCTTAAGAATATCGACCTGGAAATCCCCCGCGATTCATTCGTCGTTATTACGGGTCTTTCAGGTTCCGGTAAATCTTCTCTTGCATTCGATACAATTTATGCAGAGGGTCAGAGAAGGTATATAGAATCGCTTTCCTCTTATGCCCGACAATTCCTTAACATACTTGAAAAACCTGATGTGGACCTTATCGAGGGGCTTAGTCCGGCGATCTCAATCGAACAGAAATCGACCGCAGGAAATCCGAGATCTACTGTTGGAACCGTAACTGAAATATACGATTACCTGCGATTGCTCTATGCGCGAATCGGGAAAGTTCATTGCTACAACTGTGGCAGACCGGTTGATAAACAATCCTCCGATCAGATAATAGATACTGTAATTAAAGATTTTGAAGAAAAGAAAATTCAGATTTTTGCCCCGGTTGTAAGGGGCCGCAAAGGACACTACCGCGAACTCTTCCAGGAAATTATGAGGGACGGATTCCTTAGAGTCCGTATCGATGGCGAAGTGAAAGAACTTATAGACGACTTTAAGGTTGACCGTTATAAAACTCATGATATCGAAATAGCTGTAGATAGAATGAAAGTATCTGCAAATTCAAGGTACCGGATCCGTCAGTCGATCGAAGTTGCACTGAACTATGGTAATGGCAACGTTATTGTAAATGATGAATCGGAGGATTACTGGTTCAGCAGAAATTTTGCCTGTGCTCATTGCGGTATCGGATTCCAGGAACTTGCACCTAATTCTTTCTCTTTCAATTCACCTTACGGGTCGTGTCCTGAATGTGACGGACTTGGTGAAAAGAAAGAACTTGATATTAATCTGATTATCCCCGATTGGGAAAAGACAATAAACGAAGAAGCCCTAGCTCCATTAGGAAAACCGAGAAGCATCTGGTTCTTTAATCAGCTTGATAGTATCTCAGAAAAATTCGGATTCGACTATAATACACCGCTTAATAAGTTTTCCGACGAACAACTGGAAATTCTTCTAAAAGGTTCGAAAGAAAAGATCCCATTCAAATACACTTACGGCGGCGGTAAAACTGTCACTTATATGCATAAGTTCGGCGGAGTATTAAATTACATTAAACACTATTACGATAATACTTCTTCGAACAAAATACGTGAATGGGCCGAATCTTTTATGAATACCCTTACATGCACTACCTGTAATGGCGGCAGATTAAAAAAAGAGTCCCTCGCTGTAATTATCAACAGTCTTAATATATCCGGTGTTACTTCTCTTTCAATCGAAAAGTGTCTTAACTTTTTCGATACTCTTAAGCTCAGCGGAAGGGACGAACTGATTGCCACACAGATTCTTAAAGAGATTACATCCCGCCTCCGTTTTTTAATTAACGTTGGACTCGATTATCTTACACTCGACAGGTCTGCAAGAACTCTATCCGGAGGCGAAGCTCAGAGAATTCGCCTTGCAACTCAGATCGGCTCGCAGCTGGCTGGAGTTCTCTATGTCCTTGATGAACCGAGCATCGGACTTCATCAGTCCGATAATGTAAAACTGATTAAGTCGCTTAAAAATCTTAGAGATATCGGCAATACGGTTATTGTGGTTGAACACGACAGGGAGACAATTGAGAGTTCGGATTATATTGTTGATCTTGGTCCCCTTGCAGGTGAACATGGCGGTGAAGTATGCGTGCGAGGAAATACATCGGAAATTGTTAAATCCCGCAATGGGATAAATTCTCTTACTCTTCAATATCTCAAAGACAAAAAAAGCATAGAAGTCCCTGAAAAGAGAAGAAAAAGTGACGGAAGATTTATTGAATTGAAAGGTGCTTCGGGTAACAATCTTCAGAAAATTAATCTTAAACTGCCCTTAGGATTATTCACTGCTATAACAGGTGTGAGCGGTTCAGGTAAATCATCCCTCATTAACGAAACTCTTGTTAGAATTTTATTTAAGAAAATCTATGATTCAAAAGTTGTCCCTCTTCCGTTTAAGGAGGTTAAAGGTCTTGAAAACATCGATAAGATAATCGAAATAGATCAAACTCCTATCGGAAGAACCCCAAGATCCAACCCGGCCACTTATACCGGATTATTTACACATATCCGCGATCTGTTTGCGCAGTTGCCCGAATCGAAAGTAAGAGGTTACGCCCCCGGCAGATACAGTTTTAATGTGTCGGGCGGACGGTGCGAAGAATGCGAGGGTGACGGCGTTAAAAAAATTGAAATGAATTTTCTGCCGGATGTATATGTGATGTGTGAAATATGCAATGGAAAACGCTATAACAGGGAAACTCTCGAAATCCTTTATAGAACCAAATCTATTGCCGATGTACTCGATATGACTGTTGAGAGTGCTGTAGAGTTCTTTCAGGATTTCCCTACTATTTATCGTAAAGTTAAATCACTCCAGGATGTTGGTCTTGGTTATCTTCGTCTGGGTCAGCAGGCAACCACTCTCTCCGGCGGTGAAGCCCAGCGTGTAAAACTTGCTACCGAATTAAGCAAGGTCAGTACCGGCAAAACACTCTATGTTCTGGATGAACCTACTACCGGCCTTCATTTTGAGGATGTAAGAATCCTGCTTAATGTACTTAACCAGCTTGTGAATAAGGGTAATACAGTTGTTGTAGTTGAACATAACCTCGACGTAATTAAAGTTGCGGATCATGTAGTCGATCTCGGACCCGGCGGCGGTGAATATGGCGGTAGGATTATTGCTGCCGGCACTCCGGAACAAATTGCTGAATCTACGGAAAGTCTTACCGGGCAATTCTTAAAAAAGGAATTATCTCGTAAATTGAAGGAGTCTAAATGAAAACTACTGTAAATGAATTTCATGCGTACCGGAGTGAAATGAATGACAGAATTCTGAATTCCGGATTCAGGGATTTCAATAAATTTTTTGCTCTTGATAATAAGGCTTATATTGATGGTGCTCTTTCAGCAAAAACAAAGGAGCTTATGGGACTCGTTGCATCGATGGTTCTCCGCTGCAATGATTGCATCCTTTATCATATCGACCGTTCTATTCAAGAGGGTGCTTCCGAACAGGAACTTTATGAATCTTTTAACATTGCTCTTATTGTCGGTGGTTCTATTGTAATCCCGCATCTCCGTTATGCCGTCGAAAAAATGGACGAGATATTCAATGAAAAAAAGAAAAACCAGTAAACTGATTATTCCCGGACTTATTGTTTCCGTTAACAGTCGCGATGACCTTCTTTCCGGCTATGCCGTCGAAATATCCGACGGGGTAATAAATAAGATTGCACCGGTTAGTGAGTTTGATATAAACACGTTTGATGGGGAAGTATTTCGTTTCGATAATTTAACTTTGATCCCCGGTTTTGTTCAGACTCATATACATCTCTGTCAGACATTATTCAGGGGACTAGCAGATGATCTTGAATTACTCGACTGGCTTCAGAAAAAGATTTTCCCTTACGAAAATTCTCACGATAAAAATTCGCTTAGGGCTTCGGTTAAACTCGGACTTAACGAATTGATCTCTGGCGGAACAACAACTATTGTAGACATGGGTACTTTAAGGCATCAGGAAACAATTTTTGAAGAACTGATAAAATCCGGTATCCGTGCTTTTGCGGGTAAGTGTATGATCGATATAAATCAACTCTATCCGGAATTTTATGAATCGACCCGTGAGGGAATCGATTCTTCTTTTCAGCTGGCAAAAGAATTTCACAATTCCTCGGATGGAAAGATTAAATATGCATTTGCGCCCCGGTTCGTTTTGTCATCTACGGAAAAGCAATTGCTCGAGACCAGGGAGATGATGAAGGATTTTGAAGGTTCATTTTTTCATACTCACGCTTCGGAAAATAAAAAAGAGCTAGAGATTGTAAAAAGAATGCACGGCAGGGCAAACGTCGATTATTTCGAATCGATCGGAATACTCGATGAACGGACCGTGCTGGCTCACTGTATCCAGCTTGAAAATAATGAGTTTAACTCGTTGAAAAGGAATAGCGTTAGAGTTGCACATTGTCCTTCTTCAAATCTCAAACTGGGCTCCGGAATTGCGGATATTCCGCGAATGCTTAAAGAAGGCATATCCGTTTCACTTGGCGCTGACGGTGCCCCCTGTAATAATTCCCTCAGCATCTTTAAGGAGATGCATCTTTCGGCAATGATTCAGAAGCCGGTTCATGGACCGACTTCTATGGATGCAAAAACGGTCTTTAAACTCGCAACTATAGACGGGGCCAGGGCGCTTCATCTTGAAAATGAAATCGGAAGTATTGAAGTAGGTAAAAAAGCCGACCTCGCACTGCTCGATCTCGATAGACCGGACCAGCCATTGAATCAGGACCTCGATTCGGTCTATTCCAGGATTGTCTATTCATCTAATGCTGATTGTGTAAAAATGGTATTTATCGACGGACAAATAGCTGCACAGGATGGTTTATGTCTGGATTATGAAAAAGAAAAATTAATTAGAGATGGTAAA
This window of the Melioribacteraceae bacterium genome carries:
- a CDS encoding amidohydrolase family protein — its product is MKKRKTSKLIIPGLIVSVNSRDDLLSGYAVEISDGVINKIAPVSEFDINTFDGEVFRFDNLTLIPGFVQTHIHLCQTLFRGLADDLELLDWLQKKIFPYENSHDKNSLRASVKLGLNELISGGTTTIVDMGTLRHQETIFEELIKSGIRAFAGKCMIDINQLYPEFYESTREGIDSSFQLAKEFHNSSDGKIKYAFAPRFVLSSTEKQLLETREMMKDFEGSFFHTHASENKKELEIVKRMHGRANVDYFESIGILDERTVLAHCIQLENNEFNSLKRNSVRVAHCPSSNLKLGSGIADIPRMLKEGISVSLGADGAPCNNSLSIFKEMHLSAMIQKPVHGPTSMDAKTVFKLATIDGARALHLENEIGSIEVGKKADLALLDLDRPDQPLNQDLDSVYSRIVYSSNADCVKMVFIDGQIAAQDGLCLDYEKEKLIRDGKQELQKLIERVLS
- a CDS encoding sulfite exporter TauE/SafE family protein; translation: MIPSTTLILIVIIVFIGALIRSSIGFGEAVVGMPLLAFIIDIKSATPIMALTASTLALLLIITSWKKVSLKDAWPFVISTLFGLPLGLYYLKNTSDDAIKFILGILLILFGIYYLANDNLPYLKTERMSVPFGFLAGILGGAYNTNGPPTVIYGVLRRWPPEKFRATLQGIFFPTGLIITLSHGLTGLWTDFVLNSFLVSFPFILLAFYLGNKLHHRINENRFKRIIYIFILIIGAVLIINSIL
- a CDS encoding M28 family peptidase, with amino-acid sequence MKKVLSILLLFTVPVLNLAQKTWNDAQITGKDIKAHIYYLASDEMKGRFTGTDEERLAAEYIKDQFQKSGLKPLLNGSYFQDFPFIEKIELTGSNKLNLEIKGENKSLQLKTDFITAPFSGKAELSSGLVFAGYGISAPRLNYDDYEGLDVKGKVVLAMRYHPEHDSAKSEFDRYSSYRQKASAARDKGAAGIIFFNGLLPRNDEDQLMELRYDGAGSIQDFAVIQVKRNIIEEILKAEGQDLAALQKKIDDSRKPKSFALNSTKASLATNVREVQSTGRNVIGFIEGSDPQLKNEYIVMGAHYDHLGIDHLKTSSMYKGNEPQIHNGADDNASGTTGLMELAEKFGADKNDLKRSLIFIAFSGEELGLLGSSFFTNNSPVQISSISAMLNMDMIGRLSDDKALTVIGAGTSSIWKNLLNDKNRYNFKLALSDGGSGGSDHQAFTNKNIPVLFFFTGTHNDYHKPSDDADKINYTGQEEVVNYVYEIANTIQGRADKPDFVKVEEPAQRSVPRSRVTVGTVPEFGYNGNGYKVSGVTEGGPAAKAGMQSGDIIVKFGAKTVNNIYDFMYAMGEFSPGDKVDVIVLREGKEVKLNLELTTK
- a CDS encoding YigZ family protein, which produces MELLPSHITTVTQSYEIKFKEKGSLFIGQIFHTEDENDAQVILEGVRKKYFDATHNCYAYRITDGSIKYSDDGEPNGTAGKRILNAINHEKLFNVIIIVTRYFGGTKLGIGPLGNAYYDASIEVIKASTKNELGLYVKAKIRYDFEFSNLIHRLISQHNVKITSNFFEDLPGMEFLIPVETKDSFCREIKEKSLSKLKVEITDQYIYL
- a CDS encoding carboxymuconolactone decarboxylase family protein, whose translation is MKTTVNEFHAYRSEMNDRILNSGFRDFNKFFALDNKAYIDGALSAKTKELMGLVASMVLRCNDCILYHIDRSIQEGASEQELYESFNIALIVGGSIVIPHLRYAVEKMDEIFNEKKKNQ
- the uvrA gene encoding excinuclease ABC subunit UvrA — encoded protein: MDSKILIKGAREHNLKNIDLEIPRDSFVVITGLSGSGKSSLAFDTIYAEGQRRYIESLSSYARQFLNILEKPDVDLIEGLSPAISIEQKSTAGNPRSTVGTVTEIYDYLRLLYARIGKVHCYNCGRPVDKQSSDQIIDTVIKDFEEKKIQIFAPVVRGRKGHYRELFQEIMRDGFLRVRIDGEVKELIDDFKVDRYKTHDIEIAVDRMKVSANSRYRIRQSIEVALNYGNGNVIVNDESEDYWFSRNFACAHCGIGFQELAPNSFSFNSPYGSCPECDGLGEKKELDINLIIPDWEKTINEEALAPLGKPRSIWFFNQLDSISEKFGFDYNTPLNKFSDEQLEILLKGSKEKIPFKYTYGGGKTVTYMHKFGGVLNYIKHYYDNTSSNKIREWAESFMNTLTCTTCNGGRLKKESLAVIINSLNISGVTSLSIEKCLNFFDTLKLSGRDELIATQILKEITSRLRFLINVGLDYLTLDRSARTLSGGEAQRIRLATQIGSQLAGVLYVLDEPSIGLHQSDNVKLIKSLKNLRDIGNTVIVVEHDRETIESSDYIVDLGPLAGEHGGEVCVRGNTSEIVKSRNGINSLTLQYLKDKKSIEVPEKRRKSDGRFIELKGASGNNLQKINLKLPLGLFTAITGVSGSGKSSLINETLVRILFKKIYDSKVVPLPFKEVKGLENIDKIIEIDQTPIGRTPRSNPATYTGLFTHIRDLFAQLPESKVRGYAPGRYSFNVSGGRCEECEGDGVKKIEMNFLPDVYVMCEICNGKRYNRETLEILYRTKSIADVLDMTVESAVEFFQDFPTIYRKVKSLQDVGLGYLRLGQQATTLSGGEAQRVKLATELSKVSTGKTLYVLDEPTTGLHFEDVRILLNVLNQLVNKGNTVVVVEHNLDVIKVADHVVDLGPGGGEYGGRIIAAGTPEQIAESTESLTGQFLKKELSRKLKESK
- a CDS encoding D-cysteine desulfhydrase family protein; translated protein: MKIKELPRTKLGFFPTPLHELKRITSYFNGPRIFIKRDDLTGLAFGGNKTRKLEYLIADAISNGFDTVITGGAEQSNHCRQTAAAAAASGLDCHLVLGGKDPEKPTGNILIDKLLGVKIHWTGEFRKGEKIPEIAEQLRIAGKRPYIIPYGGSNPIGVYGFIEAMNEIGSQMNDMNIHFDHIVFASSSGGTHAGIVLGNEIYKTGSNLIGIEIDKAEDEGPYIIRLLKLLNQTSEFTGLNKFFGKQELILKNEYLGDGYGVVGDLERKAIRLLAEKEGILVDPVYTGRTFGGLIDMLEKKIFSRNENILFWHSGGTPSLFADYII